The genomic region CAGGTACACGAAGGAGACACCGGCTCGGCCGAAGTGCAGGTCGCCCTCCTCACGGAACGTATCAACGGGCTGACCGGCCATTTCGAGAAACATAAGAAGGACCACCATTCCCGCCGGGGACTGCTCAAGATGGTCGGGCGCAGACGAAGCCTGCTGGATTATCTGAGAAAGAAAGATGTCGAGCGCTATCGCAAACTGGTCGACGAACTGAAACTGAGAAGATAATGACCTTTTCCCGCGTCCTCAAGACACCCGGGAGGCAACTCGCGCCCGTTGCTCGACGCAACGGCGCCGATTTCACATAAATGTGCCTAATACAAATTGGAGAAAGTTGGAATGACTGAAAGAACCCAAACCAAACTCGGAAAACACGATCTCATACTTGAAACCGGCCGAATGGCCAAACAAGCCGATGGCGCCGTCA from Candidatus Abyssobacteria bacterium SURF_5 harbors:
- a CDS encoding 30S ribosomal protein S15 encodes the protein MTMNKEEKNRLIKKHQVHEGDTGSAEVQVALLTERINGLTGHFEKHKKDHHSRRGLLKMVGRRRSLLDYLRKKDVERYRKLVDELKLRR